The Clostridium sporogenes genome contains a region encoding:
- a CDS encoding ABC-F family ATP-binding cassette domain-containing protein, with the protein MIIVTVENICKSYGEKTLFKDVSFTISDEDKIGLIGVNGTGKSSLLKIVTGEDSPDAGNITIPKGATIEYLDQNPALDPNATILEQVFKSNSKVMSIIGEYEKTLNLISKNPEDEKLQNHLLTLTSEMDSLDAWDLESKIKAVLTKLNVTDFDKKIKELSGGQKKRVALCSSLISPCDLLILDEPTNHMDNDTIDWLENYLQTRKGALLMVTHDRYFLDRVVNKTLELDYGTMYTYNCNYSQFVEKKAERIALENSLEEKRQSLYKKELEWIRAGVQARGTKQKARIKRFEELGESNYSHNSDDIDISVAHSRLGKKIINIEHLTKKFEEKTLIKDFNYILLRNDRIGIVGNNGIGKSTLLNIITNKINPDSGSIDIGTTVNIAYSSQHSEDMNPNLRAIEYIRETAEFITTADGTKISASQMMERFLFTDDMQWCYISKLSGGEKRRLYLLKILMAAPNVLILDEPTNDLDIDTLKVLENYIDEFNGPVISVSHDRYFLDRTCNKIFHFEGNGKISEYIGNYSDFIDKKKEISSMTLKEGKTNKSSKETNNQKEKTSKLKFSYKEKLEYENIDKDIEKLEEKLSKLEEEVEVNASDFMRLEDLLKEKDKVEEELLFKMERQEYLENLAKEIEENKKTL; encoded by the coding sequence ATGATTATAGTAACTGTTGAAAATATATGTAAAAGTTATGGTGAAAAAACTTTATTTAAAGATGTTTCTTTTACCATAAGTGATGAAGATAAAATAGGCTTAATAGGAGTTAATGGTACAGGAAAGTCTTCTCTTTTAAAAATTGTCACCGGTGAAGACAGCCCTGATGCCGGTAACATCACTATTCCCAAAGGAGCTACTATTGAATATTTAGATCAAAATCCAGCTTTAGATCCTAATGCTACAATACTAGAACAAGTATTTAAAAGTAATTCTAAAGTAATGTCTATAATAGGTGAATATGAAAAAACTTTAAACCTAATTTCTAAAAATCCTGAGGATGAAAAACTCCAAAATCATTTGTTAACATTAACTAGTGAAATGGATTCTTTAGATGCTTGGGATCTTGAAAGCAAAATTAAAGCCGTTCTTACAAAACTTAATGTAACAGACTTTGATAAAAAAATAAAAGAACTCTCTGGTGGTCAAAAGAAAAGAGTTGCCCTATGCTCCTCTTTAATATCTCCTTGTGACTTACTTATATTAGATGAACCAACAAACCACATGGATAATGATACTATAGATTGGCTTGAAAATTATCTTCAAACTAGAAAAGGTGCCCTTTTAATGGTAACCCATGATAGATATTTTTTAGATAGAGTTGTTAATAAAACTTTAGAACTAGATTATGGAACTATGTACACTTATAATTGCAATTATTCACAGTTTGTGGAAAAGAAAGCTGAAAGAATAGCATTAGAAAATTCCTTAGAAGAAAAAAGACAAAGTCTTTATAAAAAAGAATTAGAATGGATTAGAGCTGGAGTTCAAGCAAGAGGAACCAAACAAAAGGCAAGAATAAAAAGATTTGAAGAACTAGGGGAAAGTAACTACAGTCATAATAGTGATGATATAGACATATCTGTAGCTCATTCAAGATTAGGCAAAAAAATAATTAACATAGAACACTTAACTAAAAAATTTGAAGAGAAAACTTTAATAAAAGATTTTAATTATATTTTACTTAGAAATGATCGTATTGGTATAGTAGGAAACAACGGTATAGGTAAATCTACCCTTTTAAATATTATTACAAATAAAATAAATCCAGATAGTGGTTCCATTGATATAGGTACTACAGTAAATATTGCATATTCCTCACAGCATTCAGAGGATATGAATCCAAATTTAAGAGCTATAGAATATATAAGAGAAACAGCAGAATTTATAACCACAGCAGATGGAACTAAAATAAGCGCCTCTCAAATGATGGAAAGATTTCTTTTCACAGATGATATGCAATGGTGCTATATTTCAAAACTATCCGGTGGAGAAAAAAGAAGACTATATCTTTTAAAAATCTTAATGGCTGCACCTAATGTACTTATATTAGATGAACCAACTAATGACCTAGATATTGATACATTAAAAGTTTTAGAAAACTATATTGATGAATTTAATGGTCCCGTTATATCTGTATCCCACGATAGATACTTTTTAGATAGAACCTGTAATAAAATCTTTCACTTTGAAGGCAACGGAAAGATTTCTGAATACATTGGAAACTATTCAGACTTTATTGATAAGAAAAAAGAAATTTCAAGCATGACTTTAAAAGAAGGAAAAACAAATAAATCTTCAAAGGAAACCAATAACCAAAAGGAAAAAACATCAAAATTAAAATTTTCTTATAAGGAAAAACTTGAATATGAAAATATAGATAAAGATATAGAAAAACTTGAAGAAAAATTATCCAAGCTAGAAGAAGAAGTAGAAGTAAATGCCTCTGACTTTATGAGACTTGAAGATCTTTTAAAGGAAAAGGATAAGGTAGAGGAAGAACTGTTATTTAAAATGGAAAGACAAGAATACTTAGAAAATCTAGCAAAAGAAATAGAGGAAAATAAAAAAACTTTATAG